The following coding sequences are from one Anaerolineae bacterium window:
- a CDS encoding tryptophan-rich sensory protein — translation MDRQQIRQVANVVTTLVVIVVNALANALPINNQTTGEISDRYPVLFTPAGYIFSIWGLIYLGLIAFSVYQAMPGRREAEDSLLDRIGWFYVVSGLANAIWIFLWHYEVLPLSLLVMLVLLGSLIAIYLRLNVGRRVVNRREFWAVHVPFSLYLGWITVATVANVAVVLYDLGWGGFGISQQAWTIIMLAVAAALAAANSVTRRDIAYNLVIVWAFSGIAVRQAATRSITVTVSLLLVVVVLALAASLTGGKQPAEVAPALTR, via the coding sequence TCGTCATCGTCGTCAACGCCCTCGCCAACGCTCTACCTATCAACAACCAGACCACCGGCGAGATCTCCGACCGCTATCCCGTCCTGTTCACTCCCGCCGGCTACATCTTCTCCATCTGGGGCCTCATCTACCTGGGACTGATCGCCTTCAGCGTCTACCAGGCCATGCCCGGCCGCCGGGAGGCAGAGGACTCGCTCCTCGACCGCATCGGTTGGTTCTACGTCGTCTCGGGGCTGGCTAACGCCATCTGGATCTTCCTCTGGCATTACGAGGTGCTCCCGCTCAGCCTCCTGGTCATGCTGGTGCTGCTGGGCTCGCTCATCGCCATCTACCTGCGCCTGAACGTCGGCCGCCGCGTCGTCAACCGCCGTGAGTTCTGGGCCGTCCACGTGCCCTTCAGCCTCTACCTCGGCTGGATCACCGTGGCCACCGTCGCTAACGTAGCCGTGGTCCTGTACGACCTCGGTTGGGGTGGATTCGGTATCAGCCAGCAGGCGTGGACCATCATCATGCTCGCCGTGGCCGCCGCCCTGGCGGCCGCTAACAGCGTCACCCGTCGCGACATCGCCTACAACCTGGTCATCGTGTGGGCCTTCTCCGGCATCGCCGTCAGGCAGGCAGCCACCCGGTCAATAACCGTCACTGTCTCTCTGCTTCTGGTGGTGGTCGTCCTGGCCCTGGCCGCTAGCCTGACGGGCGGCAAGCAGCCCGCGGAGGTGGCCCCTGCGCTGACCCGCTAG
- a CDS encoding SDR family oxidoreductase, which translates to MDLHLHGKIALVTGASRGIGLSTARALADEGCHLGICARGQEDLRQAERDLLERGARVVAVQADVLRREQAEAFVEECASRLGGVDILVNNVGFNRGGDLMHSTDEEWRLVFEANTFQVVRLIRLVVPHLRARGGGAIVNVASISGWEPQLAGTGQYGASKAATIFLTERLALELVHDNIRVNTVSPGSILFEGGGWDRVRREKPDQFAAYIRDGFPMGRLGRPEEVADVIAFLASPRAHWINGRHIPVDGLEQPVPMPDRRPW; encoded by the coding sequence ATGGACCTGCATCTGCACGGCAAGATCGCCCTCGTCACCGGCGCCAGCCGCGGCATCGGCCTGAGCACCGCCCGCGCCCTGGCCGATGAGGGCTGTCACCTGGGCATCTGTGCCCGCGGCCAGGAAGACCTGCGCCAGGCGGAACGGGACCTGCTCGAAAGGGGCGCTCGGGTCGTCGCCGTTCAGGCCGACGTGCTGCGCCGGGAACAGGCGGAGGCATTCGTGGAGGAGTGCGCTTCCCGCCTGGGAGGCGTGGACATCCTGGTGAACAACGTCGGCTTCAACCGGGGGGGCGACCTGATGCACTCCACCGACGAGGAGTGGCGTCTCGTCTTCGAGGCCAACACCTTCCAGGTCGTGCGCCTGATCCGGCTGGTGGTGCCTCACCTGCGGGCCCGAGGGGGCGGCGCCATCGTCAACGTGGCCTCCATTTCGGGCTGGGAGCCACAACTGGCCGGTACGGGCCAGTACGGCGCCTCCAAGGCTGCCACCATCTTCCTCACCGAGCGCCTCGCGCTCGAGCTGGTCCACGACAACATCCGCGTCAACACCGTCTCCCCGGGCTCCATCCTCTTCGAGGGAGGCGGCTGGGACCGGGTGCGCCGGGAGAAGCCGGACCAGTTCGCCGCCTACATCCGGGATGGGTTCCCCATGGGCCGGCTGGGGAGGCCCGAGGAGGTGGCCGATGTGATCGCCTTCCTCGCCTCCCCCCGGGCCCACTGGATCAACGGCCGCCACATCCCCGTGGACGGCCTGGAACAGCCCGTCCCTATGCCCGACCGCCGGCCCTGGTAG
- a CDS encoding WYL domain-containing protein — protein sequence MSSERLPGKGRVPETRRMARVLDMLQHISAAPEHWTRRALAEKYEVGERQIQRDLDVIRYRLNLDLRRRRQGYYLKEVPRLPVVHYSLSEALSLLLAAQAGREFGVDSAELGSAIGRLESVFPPEFRPLLRELSAPPDGCTDNALEAWLLALHRALAARRKVRLAYASASREGEVQDRVVRPYCLFPKNRSWYLLAYCELRNEVRTFKADRIVEAELLPDRYRVPDDFSVQGMAGAAWGLMWGAAGEPERVRLEFSPEAGRWVAEDEWHPSQQVEVRDDGRYEVRFEVGVTPEFVRWLLWYGRDVQVLEPAWLRERVAEEHRAASQMR from the coding sequence ATGTCGAGCGAACGCTTGCCCGGCAAGGGAAGAGTGCCGGAGACCAGGCGCATGGCGCGAGTGCTGGACATGCTGCAACACATCAGCGCCGCACCGGAGCACTGGACTCGCCGGGCCCTGGCGGAGAAGTACGAGGTGGGGGAGCGGCAGATCCAGCGCGACCTGGACGTGATCCGCTACCGGCTGAACCTGGACCTGAGGCGCCGGCGGCAGGGCTATTACCTGAAGGAAGTGCCCCGGCTTCCCGTAGTCCACTACAGCCTTTCCGAGGCCCTATCGCTGCTGCTGGCCGCCCAAGCCGGGCGCGAGTTCGGGGTGGACTCGGCCGAGCTGGGTTCCGCCATCGGCCGGCTGGAGTCGGTGTTCCCGCCCGAGTTCCGCCCCCTGCTCCGGGAGCTATCGGCCCCGCCCGATGGGTGCACCGACAACGCCCTGGAGGCCTGGCTGCTGGCGCTGCACCGGGCCCTGGCCGCTCGGCGCAAGGTGCGCCTGGCCTACGCCAGCGCCAGCCGGGAGGGCGAAGTACAGGACCGGGTGGTTCGGCCCTACTGCCTCTTCCCCAAGAACCGGTCCTGGTACCTGCTGGCCTACTGCGAGCTCCGGAATGAGGTACGGACCTTCAAGGCGGACCGGATCGTAGAGGCCGAGCTCCTGCCGGACCGGTATCGGGTACCGGACGATTTCAGCGTGCAGGGGATGGCGGGAGCCGCTTGGGGGCTAATGTGGGGGGCGGCGGGGGAGCCGGAGAGGGTGCGGCTGGAGTTCTCACCGGAGGCGGGGAGGTGGGTGGCCGAGGACGAGTGGCACCCCTCTCAGCAGGTGGAGGTGCGGGACGACGGCCGGTACGAAGTCCGGTTCGAGGTGGGGGTGACGCCGGAGTTCGTGCGTTGGCTGCTGTGGTACGGGCGGGACGTGCAGGTGCTGGAGCCGGCCTGGCTGCGGGAGCGGGTGGCAGAGGAACACCGGGCCGCGTCGCAGATGCGGTAA